A genome region from Chlorobaculum tepidum TLS includes the following:
- the argF gene encoding ornithine carbamoyltransferase, whose translation MSQDNKGNGSKKRDFLGFTGLDAAKIIELFDYSLFIKQQRETNRNSDEFRPIRHKTVAMIFNKPSLRTRVSFELGVYELGGHAISLEGKSIGVGERESIEDIARLLSRYNDAIVARLHEHEIIETLAKHADIPVINALTDLSHPCQVLADAFTLYEKGLWRDDIKVVFVGDGNNVANSWIELAGILPFHFVLACPEGYLPDETLLKQARSNAKGTIEILHDPMEAAKQADVLYTDVWTSMGQEEEMAERLKAFAPFQINAKMVAEAKPSAVIMHCMPAHRGQEISAEVMDGPQSIIIDEAENRLHVQKALMVKLMNHDVYRKFHLTHRLHRAANRLKA comes from the coding sequence ATGAGCCAGGACAACAAAGGCAACGGATCAAAAAAACGCGACTTTCTCGGATTCACCGGCCTCGATGCAGCCAAAATCATTGAACTGTTCGACTACTCGCTTTTTATCAAACAGCAGCGCGAAACCAACCGTAACAGTGACGAGTTCCGCCCGATCCGCCACAAAACCGTGGCCATGATCTTCAACAAGCCCTCGCTGCGCACGCGGGTGTCGTTCGAACTTGGCGTCTATGAACTTGGCGGCCACGCCATCAGCCTCGAAGGCAAGTCGATCGGCGTTGGCGAACGCGAGTCGATCGAAGACATCGCCCGCCTGCTCTCGCGCTACAACGACGCGATTGTCGCCCGCCTGCACGAGCACGAGATCATCGAAACCCTCGCCAAGCACGCAGATATTCCGGTCATCAACGCGCTGACCGACCTGTCGCACCCGTGCCAGGTTCTGGCCGACGCCTTCACGCTCTATGAAAAGGGGCTGTGGCGCGACGACATCAAAGTGGTCTTTGTCGGCGACGGCAACAACGTGGCGAACTCGTGGATCGAACTGGCCGGCATCCTGCCGTTCCACTTCGTACTCGCCTGCCCTGAGGGCTACCTGCCCGATGAAACGCTGTTGAAGCAGGCGCGCAGCAACGCTAAGGGCACGATCGAGATTCTGCACGATCCGATGGAGGCGGCAAAACAGGCCGATGTGCTCTATACCGACGTCTGGACGAGCATGGGTCAGGAAGAGGAGATGGCCGAGCGCCTGAAGGCGTTCGCACCGTTCCAAATCAACGCGAAGATGGTGGCCGAAGCCAAACCGTCGGCGGTGATCATGCACTGCATGCCCGCGCATCGCGGCCAGGAGATCAGCGCCGAGGTGATGGACGGCCCGCAGTCGATCATCATCGACGAGGCCGAAAATCGCCTGCATGTGCAGAAGGCGCTCATGGTGAAGCTGATGAACCACGACGTTTACCGCAAGTTCCACCTGACGCACCGCCTGCACCGGGCTGCAAATCGCCTCAAAG